In Triticum aestivum cultivar Chinese Spring chromosome 5B, IWGSC CS RefSeq v2.1, whole genome shotgun sequence, the following proteins share a genomic window:
- the LOC123113480 gene encoding cytochrome P450 709B2: MEPNMGQALAAVLILLVTTRVLWYLLWRPYVVARWFGRQGIRGPPYRFLVGSLPECQTMLVAGRAKALDTSSHDCIATVQPFFRKWASQYGKTFLYWLGPTPALCCTDMELVKQMFTDRTDVFQKEYLNPSLDSILGNGVIFANGDDWKRRRKFVHPAFNQETIKSMSTIAWECTQQAMERWCAQLQGRQQAEIDMRHDSDEIAMGVIAQVMLGKDHEEAREVFVAGREQMEIAAYAFADLPLPGFRYLPTRRNRRTWQLDKLVTSKISHILKARLASSVYEDDLLGQMLQLQACRSSAETLSTREMIGECRTLFAAGYETSASVITWAMFLLASYPRWQDMVREEVAREYPAHQLPPVDTLGKLKLLDMVLLETLRLYGPLTFLQRKTISDTILANTKVPKGTMISIPLLMLHRDKEVWGPDADEFNPMRFQSGVSRDTKLSRALLAFSYGPRVCAGQNFAMVEVQIVIATILRSFSFSLSPSYVHKPSNFVTLLPRYGLPLIVRNLQQLTG; the protein is encoded by the exons ATGGAGCCTAACATGGGGCAAGCCCTGGCTGCCGTCCTCATACTGCTGGTGACCACGAGAGTGCTATGGTATCTGCTTTGGAGGCCGTATGTTGTGGCCAGGTGGTTCGGGCGGCAGGGCATCCGAGGTCCACCTTACAGGTTTCTGGTTGGGTCTCTGCCGGAGTGCCAAACGATGCTGGTTGCCGGGAGAGCCAAGGCTCTGGACACCAGCTCTCATGACTGCATCGCCACCGTGCAACCCTTCTTCCGGAAATGGGCCTCCCAGTATG GTAAAACATTCCTGTACTGGTTGGGGCCGACACCAGCCCTTTGTTGTACTGACATGGAGCTTGTGAAGCAAATGTTCACCGACAGGACAGACGTGTTCCAAAAAGAATACTTGAATCCGAGCCTGGACTCAATTCTAGGGAACGGGGTCATATTTGCAAACGGAGATGACTGGAAGCGACGCCGCAAATTCGTCCACCCGGCTTTCAACCAGGAGACGATCAAG TCCATGTCAACAATAGCGTGGGAGTGCACACAGCAGGCGATGGAACGGTGGTGTGCCCAACTGCAAGGGCGGCAGCAAGCCGAGATAGACATGAGGCACGACTCCGACGAGATAGCCATGGGTGTCATTGCACAAGTGATGTTGGGCAAGGACCACGAGGAGGCCCGGGAGGTGTTCGTCGCCGGAAGGGAGCAGATGGAGATTGCCGCATATGCGTTCGCAGATCTCCCGTTACCTGGATTCAG GTACCTGCCGACACGTCGCAACCGTCGGACGTGGCAGCTCGATAAGCTCGTGACAAGCAAGATCTCGCACATCCTAAAGGCACGACTTGCCAGCAGCGTCTACGAAGATGACCTGCTCGGGCAGATGCTGCAGCTGCAGGCATGTAGAAGCAGCGCCGAGACTCTGAGCACCCGGGAGATGATCGGCGAGTGCAGGACTCTATTCGCGGCGGGGTACGAAACCAGCGCCAGCGTCATAACTTGGGCGATGTTCCTGCTCGCCAGCTACCCACGCTGGCAGGACATGGTCAGGGAGGAGGTCGCACGGGAATATCCTGCTCACCAGCTTCCCCCGGTTGACACCCTTGGCAAACTCAAGCTG CTTGACATGGTACTCCTGGAGACGCTGAGGCTCTATGGCCCCCTAACTTTCCTGCAGAGGAAGACCATCTCGGACACCATCCTCGCCAACACGAAGGTGCCGAAAGGAACGATGATATCAATCCCGCTGCTGATGTTGCACCGGGACAAAGAGGTCTGGGGACCCGACGCTGACGAGTTTAACCCAATGAGGTTCCAGAGTGGCGTCTCGAGGGACACCAAGCTTTCACGCGCGCTGCTGGCCTTCTCATATGGGCCGAGGGTCTGTGCTGGGCAGAACTTCGCCATGGTCGAGGTGCAGATCGTGATAGCCACCATCCTCAGGAGTTTCTCCTTCTCCCTGTCCCCCAGTTACGTGCACAAGCCCAGCAATTTCGTCACCCTATTGCCCAGGTACGGGCTCCCTCTCATCGTCAGGAACCTGCAGCAGCTGACTGGGTGA
- the LOC123113481 gene encoding cinnamoyl-CoA reductase 1, which produces MANNSSADKQRAQELVCVTGAGGFIGSWVVKELLHRGYRVRGTARDPADRKNVHLHTLEGADERLSLCRADVLDYDSLRAAFDGCHGVFHVASPVSNDVELIPVAVEGTRNVVNAAADMGVRRLVFTSSYGAVHMNPNRSPDTILDETCWSDYEFCKQTGNYYCCAKMMAEMAATEEASRRQLQLAVVVPPMTIGPMLQRSLNASNYHVARYLMGTKKAYPNAVAIYTDVRDVVHAHLLVYEHHHAHSRYLCFGMALHRSCLLQLIRGLFPHYPITSKCEEDDKLMASPYKFSNQRLEDLGLEFTDMRRTLYETVICLQQKGHVRIIVPYQRSSL; this is translated from the exons ATGGCCAATAACAGCAGTGCTGATAAGCAGCGAGCGCAGGAGCTAGTTTGTGTCACGGGGGCAGGGGGCTTCATTGGGTCATGGGTGGTGAAGGAGCTCCTCCACCGTGGCTATCGTGTCAGGGGAACCGCTAGAGACCCAG CGGACCGCAAGAACGTTCATTTGCATACCTTGGAGGGAGCCGATGAGAGATTATCCTTGTGCCGCGCCGACGTCCTGGACTACGACAGCCTCCGTGCCGCCTTCGACGGCTGCCATGGCGTCTTCCATGTCGCCTCTCCAGTGTCCAACGATGTT GAACTCATACCGGTCGCCGTGGAGGGGACCAGAAACGTGGTGAACGCGGCGGCGGACATGGGCGTCCGCCGCCTTGTTTTCACGTCTTCGTACGGCGCAGTGCACATGAACCCCAACAGAAGCCCCGACACCATCCTGGATGAGACATGCTGGAGCGACTATGAGTTCTGCAAACAGACAGGC AACTACTATTGTTGTGCCAAGATGATGGCAGAGATGGCAGCAACGGAGGAGGCAAGCAGGAGGCAGCTGCAGCTGGCGGTTGTGGTGCCGCCAATGACCATCGGTCCCATGCTGCAGCGGTCTTTAAATGCCAGCAACTACCATGTCGCAAGGTACCTAATGGGTACTAAGAAGGCCTACCCCAACGCTGTCGCCATCTACACAGATGTCCGCGACGTTGTACATGCCCATCTCCTCGTCTATGAGCACCACCACGCCCACAGCCGCTACCTCTGCTTCGGCATGGCGCTACACCGCAGTTGCCTCCTCCAGTTGATCCGGGGTCTTTTTCCACACTATCCTATCACTTCCAA GTGCGAAGAGGACGACAAGCTCATGGCAAGCCCGTACAAATTCTCCAACCAAAGACTCGAGGACTTGGGCTTAGAATTCACTGACATGAGGAGAACTCTATATGAAACTGTAATATGCCTGCAACAGAAGGGTCATGTGCGTATCATCGTGCCATATCAGCGTTCGAGCTTATAG